The segment tttgaaaagtaCGATGCGCTTGATGCCACCTAATTCCAACACAAATTGTCTcactgtaatattattttgtcagGTATAACTCCTCCAGAGCAAAATGCATAAAATGCACGTACTGTGGACTGTTCTTTTCaccaaataaattcattttccaCTCCCACCGTGTTGGTCCTGGAGATAAATACGTGCAACCTGATGCGGCTAACTTCAACTCTTGGAGACGGCACATGAAGTTGAGTGGCACTCCGCCAGTAGAAGTCGTTCATGCTTGGGAAGATGTTAAGGCTATGTTTAACGGTGGTACAAGGAAGCGGATGCTCTCTGCTTCtaggtaagttttttttatgaaaataagagacgagacgagcaggacgttcagctgacggtaattgatacgccttacccataaaaatgcagtgccgctcaggattcttgaaaaatccacaaattctgagcagcactacaattgcgctcgtcatcttgagacataagatgttaagtctcatttgcccagtaatttcactagctacggcgcccttcagaccgaaacacagtaatgcttacacattcctgtttcacggcagaaataggcgccttttggtacccataatctagccggcatcctgtgtaaaggagcctcccactggtaaaatttttaacaaacatACCTAACCTAACAttctttataattgtttttccCTGAATCTGGGATTCCAaccagaaaattattttatgaatgaaaacaaaattattaagctTTATTATATGCTAACATTTatcgaaacacaaaaatatttattcgtgCCCAAGCTCCATATAATGCTGGTCATTCTCCTTTGTAAACAAACTACCTTtgactaaatattattaatataatatgtaaatattatataaaaatataaaatatagataatgatGAAGAGACAGCTCTAAATTATGGTTTTTATCAAGGTTTTTGCTCGGCATAATGCATACTATGattcaaaaacataataatgaataaCTCTTCAAAGATATTGTAGGGCTTAGGGAAATTATTGAATCCATCATACCATTTGTAAGTTAAATAAGTGCAGCCTAAAATTGTGCTTCAGAAGGTTTCCTATTCGCAGACCAGAAGAAAGCAGTGAAAGTAAACGAGTGGCTTCAAGTCCACCCAACGCTCATACACCGGTGCCCAGACTTGCTGACTACGTGTGGGGAGCTAGGTTGCCCTTACCTTATGCCCTGCCGTGGCTTAAACCCACCCTTTGGACACCAGGTTTGATATTAATAGAACAGAGCCAATTGAAATAAATTCTTCAATTTTATCAGTACTACTGATTGctgaatgatttaaaaaaaaacaatgcaaaACTGAAATTAAgaccttataatatatatttacaaactttaattttacttttgatAGAATAGCTCTGTAATGATGCCAAGCAGTCAAAAAAGCTTCAATATCTTTTCCATGGCCAGAAACAATTTGATAGACTTTATCGtattgattaaaattaaaagaccCGAATACTTGATTTTCGTGTGTGGATTTAAAGAAAGTGATTTTATGAGGTTCCTACATATTTTAGTTTTCAATAACTGATCACTGATGTTTTTCGTTTTTGCTCCAATCCAGAAACTGCGCGTTTTTGGAAAGGTGTCTATCAACCTGGAAACACCACCAAAATAACAGGAACTTTGTCGAGGCTGGCATGTTGGATGAATACCATGCATTAATAACGCTAAAACCCTGACTTATAATCAATTTGAATACACCTCTGCTTCAGGATGTACATGCTTACGCCTTTGAATCCTAAAAGTTTATCCGACAGCCCCTTTATTAGAGCATGTCTGTCGTGGGAAGATGTCATCCTTTACCATTGGCAACTTGGCAACTCCACGATAAGGTACCTGTGGAGACTCCAGAAGTATTAGGCAAGGTTGAGATGCCAGTAGCTTACTTAAAGTAAGACTGCCAGAATTTTACGCGTCGTTATGCGGTCCATTCACCATCTAAATTGTAAAGTGTTAGATATCGCAAAATTTGAGCCAAGATACTAATCTTACTAAGGCAAACTGTTATTGGTTCAGGGGCACTGACTGCGTTAAGTGGAGTCGGAGCAATGGACGAGCCTCGTGCATTTCGTCCCGTCATTGGACATCGGCTTGATTCTCCTCAGACTTCTCCACTCACCTCCCCAAACCGATCTCCTAATAGGTAAGCTTATTATACTTAATTAGCGGTACTCTATTATGGCGCGTTATTTTTGTGATTCATTAATGAAGGCGCTGTGGATTCGTTTAATGGTAGCAGATTATTTCTATCTTTTACATCATTATGTCCATCGagtttatttacaattaacGACTACATTTGAACGAAAATTTTGCTGCTCTCGCCTAGAATGAATTTTCATTGCAGACTGACCTAAGCCTGGTcactaatattatacaatcgcGGTTGTCTCCCAaacagctgtttgacctgaATTCTGCCTCTGAATTCCTTCATCCTTTCCTCCAGAGCGCGGTTATCTGGGTTTTTCCTGatcgatatgacatgggtatttttaaaaatctggaGAAAACAAAAAAGTCCGGCAAAattcttttgattttttgaGTTCTAAAAGAGTATGGACGGTAGCACTCAATAAGGTCGCTCTTATGTTCTCCTTTTAAAAAAGAAGGGTATTTTGGATTTTGATTTACCGTTCCTCGATTATATTAACCATTTAATTCAAGTTCTTGATGCTTATGACCCTTTTTGATACGTTTTCGATCTCATTAACCATGATCGACCTCTTCCAGCACTTGCATTTATATATAGTTTGTATAGATTTCTATTCTTATTTTCAGTAGTATTGTgccgttttttaacaatattcacACAAAAGGTAGCTGTTGCTCTGTAATACAGCTTgttgtaaaactattgtaaaacAATATAATCTATTATAGCTTTATgcattatgttttatattattgtctaTATAATTACTGTAACGATgttgattaccaataaataaataaattatgtttctttTTCTAATTTGATATAGCTCTATAAATTTGTATCGATCTAATTCCATAAATTCTTTCTACATGATAAAATCACTTCAACGAAAATGGTTAAATGAGCTTGAGAAATTACTGTAAATTTTGCTCAACAGATCTCCAAGCACAAGATCGCCACAAGTTAGTCGTTCGCCAATACTATCTCCGCTTCAATCACCGCCACGCTCTCCGCTCCGCTTATCAGCCCGCTCGTCGCCCGCGCGTTCCACAAAGAGCGACCACGACAGCGATGTCAGCGTAGACATTGAGACCACTGAAGACGACCAGACCAAGGAATTGGTGAGTCAGTTAAACAGTGACTATACCTCACTACGTGGAAGTTTACTAGGCATACTGTCAGCATCAAAAAAGCATAAGCaacttcaaatcaaatcaataccACTTTATTATTTAGGTCTCAGAAATtacatttatgaatgtcaaaagtcaTATGTTTTACCATTTACTACCCACGTtagaaaaagttgagctttaaagAGAAAGAAAGTCACTTTTCACTTCAGTCGTATATTCAGGTATAACAggattgtattattatttgaatagattcacaagttttaataataaacttcaaAAACGATTCTCAATAAGTTTTTCcaataaaagttaaatagtAAAACGTCTGAAAGATGCATTAATACACGTAAGTATTGAAGCAATCGCATTATCCAGTGCCATTCGTATTCGAAGCAAACCGAGCTCGGGTAGAAACCAATTTAAAAGTTGTAGAAATTTCTCGAATCACACAACCGGAACCCCTCCGTCGCTTCCTAATCCCCGATTAGAGTTcccgtttttattttaaatgttattattcgTTGATTTGTTTATTGCTTTTGTTGTTTCACTATAGTAAGATTTTTATTGCTTTGGCATTATATCGAGTcgataaatcaatttttatatCCATATTAGGTATTATAAAGCTGAAGTGTCTTCTTGTTTGTTTTCTTGTTAAGAATCGGATGtgaatacttatttattttgtatgtgatgctagattaaatataaagtaattagatataaattaattttaataacaaggTAATAGAAATGATATAAGATATATGGTGTAGTAGTAATccctacaaatattataaatgtgaatgtaagtttgtttgtaacgcaATCACGTCTAGACTACAaaaacgattttgatgaaatttaataaagtcataggctaccttttatcttCAATAATAGGTTTGGAGGCCTTAAAATAGGGGGTGGAATTTTGTATGGTAGTTCGTCATTATCAAAGATGCCactatgaaactttgtatttaggtacttgataagaaataaataaatattttttctagcgTTTTTGAAATTTCGACCCGTGTAgggttgaaataagggatgaaaggaaaaaaaatagtaCGCTTAAGAGTATCTAACAGGAGTAGGTACTTTAAGAATCAAACCCgcaaaatttttatgttttagcaAAGGATGTAAACACAAAATAAagtagtttataaaaatgtatttaaataagcaattaatagttatttatagttttagcCGCAGCAGTCTGTAtgcgtattatttgcaaagtatgctaaaaaatctgaaaagtctgaatgcgtattatttgcaaagtatgctaaaaaataaaatgtgatgCCCAATTGATTTGGAATTGTTACAATTCCAAGCGGACGGAGTCACGGGAAAAAGCTAGTAATCGATATAGTCGTATATAAATCGCAAAGACagcgttattaaattttattcctcaTCAACCGCAATAGGTACAGACCAGGGATGTTGCAGATGCCGATATTTTCACATCCGCGGATACGGATGCGGATGCGGAGTTTAGCAGGCTCACATCCGCGGATGCAGATGCGGATGCGGATGtataagatattatgtaaataaagtctatccatgaagaattaaaacaatgacaacgtaattattaacatttttattgtaatcaaacataattaagtacttatttttatgttaaaaatataagtcaTGTATAATGTAACTGAACACCTTCTGTTTTTTATATCAgtagttgaatttaaaaataggaGCATTATACTTGATGAAGAGTAGTATTGCCGCCTTTTCTGGTTCTAGTCTGTTACGCAGAGGTTCGTAAATTAATCCCGCGCTACTAAATAGTTGTTCGCTAGGAACACTGCCCGGTGGAGCAGATAAAAATCTTCGTACTATCGGCGATAATACCTTGAATTCCCCTCGATGTACACTCCACCAGTTTAAAGGATTTTCACTcacatttattctttttttagtaCGGTAAGCAAgtaactctttttttaatacagCTTCAACGCTACTATTTTCTGGCTCATCTTGACTTTCGTCTTCACTCGACGAATCTAACATCATAGCCAGGTCGTTTTTTAAGCATGGCTTTTTGTTGAAACCTGAAGTCCCTGGTCCTAGTTGTTCTGTTTCATTTTCCATGCAATCAGTTATTTTAGCCCTTTTGGCATTGGTATTAACTGATTCAAAATTGTCATTctcaatatttatcatttttaaaatgtcatCTTTAATCTTTTCTTCAGTCACCGGTGTGAAAAATTTGTGCTTATAGCGAGGATCTAAGTAGGTAGCGAtggtatataaattgttttctccCAAGCTAGAAAACTTTGTAGAAAGTTCGTTTTTCAAAGTCGTTACAGCCTGACGAATCGGATCAAACTCTTGCGatcttgttaaatataaatagtcatCAACTTTTTTTTCAAGCATTTGTATTATCGGTATCACAGATGAAATAAGAGCAGAAGAGCTGCTCAGTTCCCGTGTTGCTTCCTCAAAAGGTCCCAGTAATTGAATGAAACTTTCAATCATTTTCCATTCTTCTGGTAGAATAGGgtcaatttcattatcattcatGTAAAGGCTCAGAGCATCCTTTATCTTTGAAAAACGCTCGAACATGTAGAATGTACTGTTCCATCGTGTTACACAATCTTGAAACACTTTCAGGTGCGGTTGATTCAGTCTGTCCTGAATTGATTGCAGTTGTTTCTGGGCAATGGTAGAGTGATTGAAATGGGTCGTAATTctcttacatttttgttttagtatttttatgttttcttgaGAACCTAAACAACTACGGATAGCCAGTTGTATCTTGTGAACAGTACAGTCTATATCATTTAATGCTGCTAATCGCGCGGCTCGTTTCATATTAGACCCTTCATCTCTGATTAGGCAATGCagttgttgttttttaatgttCCATTCAGAAAGCATGTTACTGAATTTTTCAGCAACTATGTCACCAGTGTGACGGCCGTCAAATGTCTCACATTTCAATATTATCGATGATCTATCAAAGTTTTCTGCAATTCCATGGCAAGTCAGGCTAAGCAAAGAAGCGTTTGAGCTAGGATCCGACCAAATGTCAGACGTAAACGacatgttatcaaaattttcgaTTAATCCTTTAACTTTTTGAGCCACTTTGCTATATAATTCCTTGCATACAAAATCTGTAAAAAAATTGCGTCCCCTAAAGTTATATCTTGGTGCTAATTCTTGCATCAGTCTACGAAAACCTAGCCCTTCAACAAAATTAAACGGCAAATTTTGAAGTGCAATCATTTCTCCAATgagtttatcaatttttttagaattcaAGTTATTGACGTCCCACTTCTTTTCTTTTAGAACCATTTCCTCTAATGAAAGTTGTTTCTTTGATTCTTGCAGAGGAGTGGTAACTTTATctgaaaaatacacaaataaataaaaattttcgttgtaaaaaactatttacttaaaagtaattaaaaagtgaGGACATTTTAAAACACCAGAAAACCTTTCTATCAAATGTCCAActtatattgcaaaaaataaaaataaaaggagtttattccttataaatatttataagaaggAAGGATCCCTAATGTTTTCTggcattaacattaaatatagcGTGAAGCTAAACTACACTAAAAAGAAAAGGTACACTTTTTGATAGTGATAAAATTTTTGCAATCAGCcgaatagtttttgagttaagtAATTcactattcatattttaatatcatattaaaaatatacatttatgtacaggttgttttattttgaaacaataaaaaagtagaTAAATGAATTACATATATTAGTCTTTTTACAACTGACGTTTTATATGACagcaaataactataatattgagTGGAAACTTAGCCAATAAACCACAACTAAAACTATTCTTTTATTAAACTAACCAAACAATGCctcaagtaaatattaattaattaaaac is part of the Leptidea sinapis chromosome 13, ilLepSina1.1, whole genome shotgun sequence genome and harbors:
- the LOC126967555 gene encoding SKI family transcriptional corepressor 2; the protein is MEATNLALSPREALKSRSDHKILEMTSKPNQVGTVLLYGVPIVSLVIEGIERLCLAQISNTLLKQFSYNEIHNRRVALGITCVQCTPVQLEILRRAGAMPVSSRRCGMITRREAERLCKSFLGDNAPPRLPDDFAFAVHHECAWGCRGAFLPARYNSSRAKCIKCTYCGLFFSPNKFIFHSHRVGPGDKYVQPDAANFNSWRRHMKLSGTPPVEVVHAWEDVKAMFNGGTRKRMLSASRRFPIRRPEESSESKRVASSPPNAHTPVPRLADYVWGARLPLPYALPWLKPTLWTPGALTALSGVGAMDEPRAFRPVIGHRLDSPQTSPLTSPNRSPNRSPSTRSPQVSRSPILSPLQSPPRSPLRLSARSSPARSTKSDHDSDVSVDIETTEDDQTKELPRAWSGRTSSTPRTDECWSSLVPKVEREEDREPWRLPDLRPPMHFNMHRERGGCAACVAPLPLLPPPPPAPH
- the LOC126967538 gene encoding zinc finger BED domain-containing protein 4-like, giving the protein MSPPTKSNVWDYFEPNKEDQDKADCKICKKSYSRKGRTTSSLKNHLKSMHSEEFSTFENISKEKKLQQMKSDANKVTTPLQESKKQLSLEEMVLKEKKWDVNNLNSKKIDKLIGEMIALQNLPFNFVEGLGFRRLMQELAPRYNFRGRNFFTDFVCKELYSKVAQKVKGLIENFDNMSFTSDIWSDPSSNASLLSLTCHGIAENFDRSSIILKCETFDGRHTGDIVAEKFSNMLSEWNIKKQQLHCLIRDEGSNMKRAARLAALNDIDCTVHKIQLAIRSCLGSQENIKILKQKCKRITTHFNHSTIAQKQLQSIQDRLNQPHLKVFQDCVTRWNSTFYMFERFSKIKDALSLYMNDNEIDPILPEEWKMIESFIQLLGPFEEATRELSSSSALISSVIPIIQMLEKKVDDYLYLTRSQEFDPIRQAVTTLKNELSTKFSSLGENNLYTIATYLDPRYKHKFFTPVTEEKIKDDILKMINIENDNFESVNTNAKRAKITDCMENETEQLGPGTSGFNKKPCLKNDLAMMLDSSSEDESQDEPENSSVEAVLKKELLAYRTKKRINVSENPLNWWSVHRGEFKVLSPIVRRFLSAPPGSVPSEQLFSSAGLIYEPLRNRLEPEKAAILLFIKYNAPIFKFNY